A genomic window from Vagococcus sp. CY52-2 includes:
- a CDS encoding NAD(P)H-dependent oxidoreductase, with product MKTLVVIAHPNSHESGLQSFLKESCSSLEKVKIYDIQEDLKTFNLVEVQKLLKKQDRIIFQFPMYWYAAPDILYKWLEKVLTKSLYKDSLKGKELGIVINMGQKLSSFQAGASEHFTISELLRPFQAIAYKCQMTYLPPFSIPLFSYLNEKDKKKLLINYQHYVTKENDSRFLIRENWAIERLIELEKKRVIKDEENRLTSIRDALEDNRLELDSLLMSLEEMRDE from the coding sequence ATGAAAACTTTAGTAGTTATTGCCCACCCAAATTCACATGAATCGGGGTTGCAATCATTTTTAAAAGAGAGCTGTTCTTCTTTAGAAAAAGTAAAAATATACGATATACAGGAAGATTTAAAAACATTTAATTTAGTTGAGGTACAAAAACTATTAAAAAAACAAGATAGAATTATTTTTCAATTTCCAATGTATTGGTATGCCGCTCCCGATATTTTGTATAAATGGTTGGAAAAAGTATTAACAAAATCATTGTATAAAGATTCTTTAAAGGGAAAAGAGCTAGGAATTGTTATTAATATGGGACAGAAATTATCGTCTTTTCAAGCAGGAGCATCTGAACATTTCACTATTTCTGAACTATTAAGACCTTTTCAGGCAATAGCTTATAAGTGTCAAATGACATATCTGCCACCTTTTTCGATTCCGTTATTTTCTTACTTAAACGAAAAAGATAAAAAAAAATTGTTAATTAACTACCAACATTATGTGACCAAAGAAAATGATAGTCGATTTTTAATTAGAGAGAATTGGGCTATTGAACGTCTAATTGAATTAGAAAAGAAGCGAGTTATTAAAGATGAAGAAAATAGATTAACGTCAATACGGGATGCATTAGAAGATAACCGTCTAGAATTGGATAGTCTATTAATGTCTCTTGAAGAAATGAGGGATGAGTAG
- the recU gene encoding Holliday junction resolvase RecU, which yields MTINYPNGIPKRYQKEEKIKKKQKPSFSNRGMSFEEFINQSNLYYLSKEMAVVHKKPTPIQIVHVNYPNRSAAVITEAYFREASTTDYNGVYKGRYLDFEAKETKNKTSFPLHNFHAHQIKHMKQCINHHGIVFVLIWFSSLQRCFFLSANHVIDYWENSDTQRKSLPLKMIENYGYEIQLGVAPIVPYLSIIDHYILKGDSIYEK from the coding sequence TTGACTATTAATTACCCTAACGGTATCCCAAAGCGTTACCAAAAAGAAGAAAAAATAAAAAAAAAGCAAAAACCATCTTTTTCTAATCGTGGCATGTCTTTTGAAGAATTCATCAATCAAAGCAATTTATACTATTTATCCAAAGAAATGGCAGTTGTTCACAAAAAACCGACCCCTATCCAAATTGTTCATGTTAATTATCCCAACAGAAGTGCTGCTGTTATTACTGAAGCTTATTTTAGAGAAGCTTCTACAACAGATTATAATGGTGTTTACAAAGGTAGGTATCTTGATTTTGAGGCAAAAGAAACAAAAAATAAAACATCTTTTCCACTTCATAATTTTCATGCACATCAGATTAAGCATATGAAACAATGTATTAACCATCATGGTATCGTTTTTGTCCTTATTTGGTTTTCTTCGTTGCAACGATGTTTTTTTCTTTCTGCCAACCACGTCATTGATTATTGGGAAAATAGTGACACGCAACGAAAGTCTTTACCATTAAAAATGATAGAAAATTATGGGTATGAAATACAATTAGGTGTTGCGCCAATTGTTCCTTATCTTTCAATTATTGATCACTATATATTAAAAGGAGATTCTATTTATGAAAAATAG
- a CDS encoding class I fructose-bisphosphate aldolase (catalyzes the formation of glycerone phosphate and D-glyceraldehyde 3-phosphate from D-fructose 1,6-bisphosphate in glycolysis) has product MLDEKTLTIVKTHPGFIAAMDQGDLSTPGALRQYGVPDETYQTSEEMHNIIHDMRTRMIISDEFSSKYVLGVILYKDALERTIFSEPVPNYLWHKKGMLPFLKIDQGLAPLREGVQLMDELTEFDVLVEKAKNFPFIGFKYRSLICSANEEGIKQLVKQQFDLAKKVYALGYLPMLEPDIELHIPDKKQAEIYLKNALNEELSQLDNDVKIMLKLTLPTEADFYHDLLDYPNIVRMLASSSGLRQTEADKKLSENHDMIASFSRALTEGLSYQESDMEFDFHLRQTLHAIFDASNT; this is encoded by the coding sequence ATGCTAGATGAAAAAACATTAACTATTGTAAAGACACATCCAGGATTTATTGCAGCGATGGATCAGGGTGATTTGAGTACTCCAGGTGCTTTAAGACAGTATGGTGTGCCAGATGAAACGTATCAAACATCTGAAGAGATGCATAACATTATTCATGATATGCGCACACGTATGATTATTAGTGATGAGTTTTCGTCAAAATATGTATTAGGTGTTATTTTATACAAAGATGCATTAGAAAGAACTATTTTTTCAGAACCTGTACCAAACTATTTGTGGCATAAGAAAGGTATGTTGCCGTTTTTGAAAATTGATCAAGGTTTAGCTCCTCTTAGAGAGGGCGTCCAATTGATGGATGAGTTAACAGAATTTGATGTGCTTGTGGAAAAAGCAAAAAACTTCCCTTTTATTGGATTTAAATACCGTTCATTAATTTGTTCAGCTAATGAAGAGGGCATAAAGCAACTGGTCAAACAACAATTTGATTTAGCAAAAAAAGTGTATGCACTAGGTTATTTACCAATGTTAGAGCCTGATATTGAGTTACATATTCCAGACAAAAAGCAAGCAGAAATTTATTTGAAAAATGCATTAAACGAGGAATTAAGTCAATTAGATAATGACGTGAAAATCATGTTGAAATTGACGTTACCGACAGAAGCAGATTTTTATCATGATTTATTAGATTATCCAAATATTGTAAGAATGTTGGCTTCTTCCAGTGGTTTAAGACAAACAGAAGCGGACAAAAAATTAAGTGAAAATCATGATATGATTGCTAGTTTTTCAAGAGCACTAACAGAAGGATTGAGTTATCAAGAAAGTGACATGGAGTTTGATTTTCATTTAAGACAAACGCTACATGCAATTTTTGATGCATCAAATACATAG
- a CDS encoding methylated-DNA--[protein]-cysteine S-methyltransferase has translation MAYKINNCFLDIEQKNQKISRIHFIHPTDVSNINKPTDSIIIQCLIELHEFLSYNRKQFTVPLDLNTGTAFQQKVWSTLLDIPYGQTCTYKDIAIKINQPRSYQAVGQACKKNPIPIIIPCHRVISQSGQLTGYFGTSEFGLTIKQSLITLEKGNHE, from the coding sequence ATGGCTTATAAAATTAATAACTGTTTTTTAGATATTGAACAAAAAAATCAAAAAATATCACGTATCCATTTTATCCATCCTACAGACGTATCAAATATTAATAAACCTACTGATTCCATAATAATTCAATGTTTAATTGAACTACATGAATTTTTATCATACAATAGAAAACAATTTACTGTACCACTAGACTTAAATACAGGAACAGCTTTTCAACAAAAAGTTTGGTCGACACTGTTAGATATTCCTTATGGTCAAACATGTACCTACAAAGATATCGCCATAAAAATAAATCAACCAAGATCCTATCAAGCTGTCGGCCAAGCTTGTAAAAAAAATCCTATTCCAATAATTATTCCCTGTCATCGAGTCATCAGTCAATCAGGACAATTAACAGGCTACTTTGGAACATCTGAATTTGGCTTAACGATTAAACAATCACTTATTACATTAGAAAAAGGAAATCACGAATGA
- the gpsB gene encoding cell division regulator GpsB: MTKLNLSAKDILQKEFKSKVRGYDPVEVDEFLDTIIKDYETYNQELLALKEENHRLVNKVDQLTQSQATLSRMKQEVPNPSSVTNFDILKRLSNLEKEVFGKKLEQPSSSSSVSMNEQARESLSSVAQKFLDNEDLGATRRY; the protein is encoded by the coding sequence GTGACTAAATTAAATTTATCAGCAAAAGATATTTTGCAAAAAGAATTTAAATCAAAAGTTCGTGGTTACGATCCAGTTGAAGTTGACGAATTTTTGGATACCATTATTAAAGATTATGAAACATACAATCAAGAATTATTAGCATTAAAAGAAGAAAATCATCGTTTGGTTAACAAAGTAGACCAATTAACACAAAGTCAGGCAACGTTATCTCGTATGAAACAAGAAGTGCCAAATCCATCTTCTGTGACAAATTTTGATATATTAAAACGATTATCTAATTTGGAAAAAGAAGTTTTTGGTAAAAAATTAGAACAACCTTCTAGTTCATCTTCTGTTAGTATGAATGAGCAAGCTCGTGAGTCTTTATCTTCAGTTGCTCAAAAATTTTTAGACAATGAAGACTTAGGAGCAACACGTCGGTATTAA
- a CDS encoding tyrosine-protein phosphatase, which translates to MDTLVNFRDLGGIVTLDNKKVVNHQFLRSGEIVHISAEDKKELVKIYSLKKIVDFRGDTEVSQSPDDTISGVSYEHIDILGQTANQGAGLEELLNPKYNPQQAMMTIYEELVLSKDAQKGYSKFLSDFLTKPNEATLFHCFAGKDRTGFAAALILSSLNVSKEAIDEDYLKTNDSRKAANDAILNELKEKGASTKQLANMLVMLTVNKDYLDYAFELINQHFGSVENYFTDILKLPTTFSKDMQTLYTI; encoded by the coding sequence ATGGATACATTAGTTAATTTTAGAGATTTAGGCGGTATTGTAACCTTAGATAATAAAAAAGTAGTCAATCATCAATTTTTAAGAAGTGGTGAAATAGTCCATATTTCAGCAGAAGATAAAAAAGAATTAGTTAAGATATACAGTTTAAAAAAAATTGTTGATTTTAGAGGGGATACTGAGGTTAGTCAAAGTCCTGATGATACTATAAGCGGTGTATCTTATGAGCATATTGATATTTTAGGTCAAACAGCTAATCAAGGAGCTGGTCTGGAAGAATTATTAAATCCTAAATATAATCCTCAACAAGCGATGATGACGATTTATGAAGAGCTTGTTTTATCAAAAGATGCACAAAAAGGTTACTCTAAATTTTTAAGTGATTTTTTGACTAAGCCAAATGAAGCAACATTATTTCATTGTTTTGCTGGAAAAGACCGAACAGGATTTGCAGCTGCTTTGATATTATCTAGTCTAAATGTATCCAAAGAGGCAATAGATGAAGATTATTTAAAAACAAATGATTCTAGAAAAGCGGCAAATGATGCCATTTTAAATGAATTGAAAGAAAAAGGAGCCTCAACTAAACAATTGGCTAATATGTTAGTGATGTTAACCGTTAATAAAGATTACCTTGATTATGCCTTTGAATTAATTAACCAACATTTTGGTAGCGTAGAAAATTATTTTACAGATATTTTAAAACTTCCAACAACATTTTCTAAAGATATGCAAACATTATATACAATCTAG
- a CDS encoding TrkH family potassium uptake protein, which yields MESHKKGLRRINTVQFITLMFLIIIFIGSFLLFLPISHQTGKQLTYIDALFVATSSVCVTGLTPINISQVLSPFGHIVMMILIEIGGLGFMSIALIVAMMFRKRVSLQSRLVIKEMLNLNNHGGVVKLLKFVVKFSVSVQLLGVILLGFQFIPEYGVKRGIFYSIFHAVSAFCNAGFDLFGDSLLGYQQNPYVLLVISGLIISGGFGFIVWYDLIHWQDHRRFSLHTKIALMVTLSLLIGGTVLFSITDRFYEMSFVKQLTNSFFLSVTPRTAGFASIDYGSMSYAGLILTIVLMFIGGTSGSTAGGIKTTTLGVLLIQLVSTLKGRDEAEWQERSIPRNIVMKSFVLFFFASLLCLLSALVLSMTEYSPQHSGIEYVLFEVVSAFATVGLTMGLTPHLTLFGKLLIMCLMFIGRVGLYTVMYALLRKELNELGNKFNYPKETVLIG from the coding sequence ATGGAAAGTCATAAAAAAGGATTAAGAAGAATCAATACGGTCCAATTTATCACCCTGATGTTTTTAATTATTATTTTTATTGGATCTTTTCTATTATTTTTACCGATAAGTCATCAAACAGGGAAGCAGTTGACTTATATTGATGCACTATTTGTTGCGACATCATCTGTGTGCGTCACCGGATTAACTCCTATTAATATTTCACAAGTACTTAGTCCTTTTGGGCATATTGTTATGATGATTTTGATTGAAATTGGTGGTTTAGGATTTATGTCGATTGCATTAATCGTGGCCATGATGTTTCGAAAAAGAGTGTCATTGCAGTCGCGTTTAGTTATTAAAGAGATGCTTAATTTAAATAACCATGGTGGCGTAGTAAAATTACTTAAATTTGTGGTGAAATTTTCTGTTAGTGTTCAGTTATTAGGTGTCATTTTATTAGGATTTCAGTTTATACCTGAATATGGAGTGAAACGTGGGATATTTTATAGTATATTTCATGCTGTTTCTGCCTTTTGTAATGCAGGATTTGATTTATTTGGTGATAGTTTATTGGGTTATCAACAGAATCCTTATGTGTTATTAGTTATTTCTGGACTTATTATTTCGGGTGGATTTGGATTTATTGTATGGTACGACTTAATTCATTGGCAAGATCATCGTCGCTTTTCTCTACATACCAAAATTGCTTTGATGGTTACGTTAAGTTTGTTGATTGGTGGAACAGTTCTATTTTCTATTACGGATAGATTTTATGAGATGTCGTTTGTAAAACAGCTTACTAATTCATTTTTCTTAAGTGTGACACCTCGTACAGCAGGATTTGCTTCAATTGACTATGGTTCAATGAGTTATGCAGGTCTCATTTTAACAATAGTTTTAATGTTTATTGGCGGAACATCCGGTTCAACAGCTGGAGGAATCAAAACAACAACATTAGGGGTTCTTTTGATTCAATTAGTCAGTACATTAAAAGGCCGAGATGAAGCAGAATGGCAAGAGCGTTCTATTCCACGAAATATTGTGATGAAATCTTTTGTCTTATTTTTCTTTGCGAGTTTATTATGTTTACTAAGTGCGTTGGTATTATCTATGACAGAATATAGTCCACAACATTCTGGGATAGAGTATGTCTTGTTTGAAGTAGTTTCAGCATTTGCAACAGTTGGTTTAACAATGGGATTAACACCTCATTTGACTCTATTTGGTAAACTACTTATTATGTGTTTGATGTTTATTGGTCGAGTAGGACTCTATACAGTCATGTATGCTTTATTAAGAAAAGAATTAAATGAACTAGGTAATAAGTTTAATTATCCAAAAGAAACTGTTTTGATAGGTTAA
- a CDS encoding YutD family protein has translation MAKKNKKIEEAEDIDVQPEEVDEVLLEMLENYHPDSFPLADGTYRLVKEYRDGFDYETVIKRYNEVLSKYDYIVGDWGYDQLRLRGFFKDDFKSAPLDAKINTLNDYLYEFCNFGCAYFVIEQIGDFKRKGRSSTFKSSKNKNQAHTSEKKYDTKNNKKSKPKGSNQSRNSQSTNKKNNKPPKSKEGTKERHFKIKKKED, from the coding sequence ATGGCGAAAAAAAATAAAAAAATAGAAGAAGCAGAAGATATCGACGTTCAACCAGAGGAAGTAGATGAAGTTCTTTTGGAGATGTTAGAAAATTATCATCCAGATTCTTTCCCATTAGCTGATGGGACATATCGATTGGTAAAAGAATATCGAGATGGATTTGATTATGAAACAGTTATTAAACGATATAATGAAGTTTTATCAAAATATGATTATATTGTTGGTGATTGGGGTTATGATCAATTAAGATTGCGTGGTTTTTTTAAAGATGATTTTAAGAGCGCACCGCTTGATGCTAAAATTAATACATTAAATGATTACTTATATGAATTTTGTAATTTTGGATGTGCCTATTTTGTTATTGAGCAAATTGGAGATTTTAAACGAAAGGGGCGTTCTTCCACCTTTAAATCGTCTAAAAATAAAAATCAAGCACATACTAGTGAAAAAAAGTATGACACTAAAAATAATAAAAAATCAAAACCTAAAGGAAGCAATCAATCAAGAAACAGTCAATCGACTAATAAAAAAAATAATAAACCACCTAAAAGTAAAGAAGGCACTAAAGAACGTCACTTTAAAATAAAGAAAAAAGAAGATTAG
- a CDS encoding class I SAM-dependent RNA methyltransferase: MTEYKLIATAASGIEALVGRELRDMGIECEVENGRAIFYGDIETIGRANLWLRTADRIKIVIGEFEAKTFESLFDQVKALPWEDFLPMDANFPVSGKSIKSTLFSVSDCQALTKKAIVNRLSDYYSRYGRLPETGAQFPIEVALLKDKVTLTIDTTGPSLFKRGYRLEKGGAPLKENMAAAIISLTTWRKDRPFYDPVCGSGTFCIEAALIGRNMAPGFNREFLFETWPWVDESVMETLRAEADAQVDYETELDILGTDIDPKMIDIAKKNAEEIGLGEDITFKQMQLRDFTTDKEYGVIVANPPYGERLGEEDAVRELYKQMGDVYRPLKTWSKYILTSDLQFESFYGAKATKKRKLYNGALRTDLFQYWGTRPPRKPKNEGAN; encoded by the coding sequence ATGACAGAATATAAATTAATAGCAACAGCAGCTAGTGGTATTGAGGCACTTGTTGGACGAGAACTAAGAGATATGGGAATTGAATGTGAGGTAGAAAATGGTAGAGCCATTTTTTATGGAGATATTGAAACCATTGGTCGAGCAAATTTATGGTTAAGAACAGCAGATAGAATTAAAATTGTTATCGGTGAGTTTGAAGCTAAAACATTTGAATCATTATTCGATCAAGTTAAAGCCTTGCCTTGGGAAGATTTTTTACCAATGGATGCTAATTTTCCAGTATCAGGAAAATCAATCAAATCAACGTTATTTAGTGTGTCAGATTGCCAAGCTTTGACTAAAAAAGCAATTGTTAATCGTTTGAGTGACTATTACTCAAGATATGGTCGCTTACCAGAAACAGGGGCACAATTTCCAATTGAGGTGGCACTTTTAAAAGATAAAGTGACGTTAACAATTGATACAACGGGGCCAAGTTTGTTTAAGCGTGGTTATCGTCTAGAAAAAGGTGGCGCACCATTAAAAGAAAATATGGCAGCGGCCATTATTTCTTTAACAACTTGGCGAAAAGATAGACCATTTTATGATCCAGTTTGTGGGTCTGGAACGTTTTGTATTGAGGCAGCTCTAATCGGTCGAAATATGGCGCCTGGATTTAACCGTGAATTTTTATTTGAAACATGGCCATGGGTAGATGAATCTGTCATGGAAACATTACGAGCTGAAGCGGATGCACAAGTTGATTATGAAACAGAATTAGATATTTTAGGGACAGATATTGATCCAAAAATGATTGACATTGCTAAGAAAAATGCGGAAGAAATTGGTTTGGGTGAAGATATTACCTTTAAACAAATGCAATTGCGTGATTTTACCACAGATAAAGAGTATGGTGTAATCGTTGCTAATCCTCCGTATGGTGAACGTCTAGGAGAAGAAGATGCGGTAAGAGAATTATATAAACAAATGGGAGACGTTTATCGTCCACTTAAAACGTGGAGTAAATATATCTTAACAAGTGATTTACAGTTTGAAAGTTTTTACGGGGCAAAAGCCACGAAAAAACGTAAACTATACAATGGCGCGTTACGAACAGATTTATTCCAATACTGGGGAACTCGCCCACCAAGAAAGCCAAAAAATGAAGGAGCAAACTAA
- a CDS encoding bifunctional UDP-sugar hydrolase/5'-nucleotidase: protein MKEIIHLLHTNDIHSHLERWPKIRRWLNEETKNYENQGSNVFRFDVGDFLDRVHPLTEATDGIANVNLMNQVYYDAVTIGNNEGITNSKRVLNHLYKQANFPIVLSNLKDKLTHDYPTWAKPYTIVETTQKVKIGVFGLTAPMVLSYSPFGWDVVDPFVAAKQMIDELSEKVDIIILLSHLGIMDDKKMANEYPQIDIILGAHTHHLLPKGLIENGVLLCAAGKFGEYVGDVSIECHNGKIMKKTAKTIDINLLSQEISDINEITSYKNQGDQLLESRHVGNVTGKLNKRDSLIKIALKAMEKSSGCDVAMVNSGLFLTDLGPGEIDEKDLHDCLPHPMNLIKVTLQGKDLIRLAKEVVKNRDFLLKFPIIGMKFRGKYFGEIWYDGFNYNEKTHEGFWLGKPIEMDRFYSFVTVDHLAFIPFFPTIEIAGEIEILGPSFLRNSVAMYLNKQNDD from the coding sequence ATGAAAGAGATTATTCATTTATTACATACAAATGATATACATTCACATTTAGAAAGATGGCCTAAAATTCGTCGTTGGCTAAATGAGGAAACTAAAAATTATGAAAATCAAGGAAGCAATGTTTTTAGATTTGATGTGGGAGATTTTCTGGATAGAGTACACCCTTTAACTGAAGCAACAGATGGCATAGCAAATGTAAATTTGATGAATCAAGTTTACTATGATGCTGTCACAATTGGAAATAATGAAGGTATTACAAATAGTAAGAGAGTATTAAATCATCTATATAAACAAGCAAATTTTCCTATTGTTTTAAGTAATTTAAAAGATAAATTAACTCATGATTATCCAACTTGGGCAAAACCTTACACTATTGTGGAAACTACTCAAAAGGTAAAAATAGGAGTGTTTGGTTTAACGGCACCAATGGTACTGAGTTATAGTCCATTTGGTTGGGATGTGGTTGATCCATTTGTAGCCGCAAAACAGATGATTGATGAGCTTTCCGAAAAAGTAGACATTATCATTTTATTATCCCATTTAGGTATTATGGATGATAAGAAAATGGCAAATGAATATCCACAAATTGATATTATTTTAGGAGCACATACGCATCATCTATTACCAAAGGGATTAATCGAAAATGGTGTATTATTATGTGCCGCAGGTAAGTTTGGAGAATATGTAGGAGATGTATCGATTGAATGTCATAATGGAAAAATTATGAAAAAAACAGCTAAAACGATTGATATAAATCTATTATCACAAGAGATTTCGGATATAAATGAAATTACTAGTTACAAGAATCAGGGGGATCAGTTATTAGAAAGTAGGCATGTGGGCAACGTGACGGGTAAGCTAAATAAACGAGATTCTTTAATAAAAATAGCCTTAAAGGCCATGGAAAAAAGCAGTGGATGTGACGTGGCGATGGTTAATTCTGGATTATTTCTGACAGATTTAGGACCAGGAGAGATAGATGAAAAAGACCTACATGATTGTTTACCTCACCCAATGAATTTAATAAAGGTAACACTACAAGGAAAAGACTTAATTAGATTGGCTAAAGAGGTTGTGAAAAATCGTGACTTTTTACTTAAATTTCCTATTATCGGCATGAAATTTAGAGGCAAATATTTTGGTGAAATATGGTATGATGGCTTTAATTATAATGAAAAAACACATGAAGGATTTTGGTTAGGAAAGCCAATTGAAATGGATAGATTTTATAGTTTTGTGACAGTTGACCATTTAGCATTTATACCATTTTTTCCTACCATCGAAATAGCAGGCGAAATTGAAATATTAGGACCTAGTTTTTTAAGAAATAGTGTGGCAATGTACTTAAATAAACAAAATGATGATTAA
- a CDS encoding carboxypeptidase M32 produces the protein MSQEQEFLAYLKEIALLNEAVGLAEWDSQTGMPEKGASYRAEMSSYLAGMAFDKSTNETMRKYMEYFSDHPEELSDFGKQVFEKTKENYDLNNNIPADRFQEFSRLLSNAHSVWVTAREKQDFSIFEPILTDIVAMTKEFIPLWRKNEATDYDVLLNQYEPGITVEVLDNVFDQVKEGIMSIRKELEEKGTAPNTDFINRTVPKEIQKNFVTQVVEQLGYDFSRGRLDDTVHPFMLNLNRNDARITTRWDDNDFIMATLGVIHEAGHGMYEQNVDAKFDYTPLAGGTSMGIHESQSLFNEIIIGGSQAFWYKQFDLLKQLTGDTFADVSTEDFYKGLKLTQPSLVRIESDSLTYPLHIIIRYEIEKMLFNGDLEVKDLPKVWNDKYEEYLGIRPGNDTEGVLQDVHWAGGSFGYFPSYALGYMYAAQLYHAMNKDIDVENVLSSDDYSSIREWLTEHIHQYGSSKKPTELIVEATGENLNPQYLIDYMRDLYFNVYEIEA, from the coding sequence ATGAGTCAAGAACAAGAATTTTTAGCTTATTTGAAAGAAATTGCTTTATTAAATGAAGCGGTTGGTCTAGCTGAATGGGATAGTCAAACAGGTATGCCAGAAAAAGGTGCGTCTTATCGTGCTGAAATGTCTAGTTATTTAGCAGGTATGGCTTTTGATAAATCAACAAATGAGACAATGAGAAAATACATGGAGTATTTTTCAGATCATCCAGAAGAATTATCGGATTTTGGGAAACAAGTATTTGAAAAAACAAAAGAGAACTATGATTTAAACAATAATATTCCAGCTGATCGTTTTCAAGAGTTTTCTCGTTTACTATCAAATGCTCATAGTGTATGGGTAACAGCTCGTGAGAAACAAGATTTTTCAATTTTCGAGCCAATTTTAACCGACATTGTAGCAATGACGAAAGAATTCATTCCATTGTGGCGTAAAAATGAAGCCACAGACTACGATGTCTTACTAAATCAATACGAACCTGGTATTACAGTTGAAGTATTAGATAATGTATTTGACCAAGTAAAAGAAGGAATTATGTCGATTCGCAAAGAATTAGAAGAAAAAGGGACAGCACCTAACACGGATTTTATTAACCGCACAGTGCCAAAAGAAATCCAAAAAAACTTTGTGACACAAGTTGTGGAACAATTAGGCTATGATTTTTCTAGAGGTCGTTTAGATGATACGGTTCATCCATTTATGTTAAATCTGAATCGTAATGATGCGCGTATTACAACACGTTGGGATGATAATGACTTTATTATGGCAACTTTAGGTGTGATACATGAAGCAGGTCATGGGATGTATGAACAAAATGTTGATGCCAAATTTGACTACACACCACTTGCAGGTGGAACGTCGATGGGAATTCATGAGTCACAATCATTGTTTAATGAAATCATCATTGGGGGAAGCCAAGCCTTTTGGTACAAACAATTTGATTTATTAAAACAATTAACTGGTGATACCTTTGCAGATGTTTCGACTGAAGATTTCTACAAAGGATTGAAATTAACGCAACCAAGTTTAGTGAGAATTGAGTCAGATTCACTCACTTACCCACTTCATATTATTATTCGTTATGAAATTGAAAAAATGCTTTTCAATGGCGACTTAGAAGTGAAAGATTTGCCAAAAGTTTGGAATGATAAATATGAAGAATACTTAGGTATTCGTCCTGGAAATGATACAGAAGGTGTCTTACAAGATGTTCATTGGGCAGGTGGAAGTTTTGGTTACTTCCCATCTTATGCTCTAGGTTATATGTATGCGGCGCAACTTTATCATGCGATGAACAAAGATATTGATGTAGAAAACGTTTTATCAAGTGATGATTATTCATCCATTAGAGAGTGGTTAACTGAACATATCCATCAATATGGAAGCTCAAAAAAACCAACTGAACTAATAGTTGAAGCCACTGGAGAAAATTTAAATCCACAATACTTGATTGATTATATGCGTGATTTATATTTCAACGTTTATGAAATTGAAGCATAA